A window of the Lepisosteus oculatus isolate fLepOcu1 chromosome 14, fLepOcu1.hap2, whole genome shotgun sequence genome harbors these coding sequences:
- the atat1 gene encoding alpha-tubulin N-acetyltransferase 1, whose translation MEFPFDLNPLFADRISVLDHNLTPACNAWGRPDAQRQVAMVIDELGRASAKAQKLATPITSAAKMQSNHHRLYLLKIGESNGGRGVAVGFLKVGYKKLFLLDRQGAHVETEPLCVLDFYISESLQRHGYGQQVFNYMLQHERAEPQLMAYDRPSPKFLSFLKKHCSLERCVPQVNNFVVFDGFFREKSGAPPFPDRGSLGCS comes from the exons atggAGTTCCCTTTCGACCTGAACCCGCTGTTCGCCGACCGCATCTCGGTCCTGGACCACAACCTGACGCCCGCCTGCAACGCCTGGGGGAG GCCCGACGCCCAGCGCCAGGTTGCCATGGTAATCGATGAGCTGGGGAGGGCGTCTGCAAAG GCCCAGAAGCTGGCCACGCCCATCACCAGCGCCGCCAAGATGCAGTCAAACCACCACCGGCTGTACCTGCTCAAGATCGGGGAGAGCAATGG AGGTCGgggggtggctgtgggcttCCTGAAGGTGGGATACAAGAAGCTCTTCCTCCTG GACCGGCAGGGGGCGCACGTAGAGACGGAGCCGCTGTGCGTGCTGGACTTCTACATCAGCGAGAGCCTCCAGCGGCATGGTTACGGCCAGCAGGTCTTCAACTACATGCTTCAG CACGAGAGAGCCGAGCCTCAGCTGATGGCCTACGACCGGCCTTCTCCCAAGTTCCTCTCCTTCCTGAAGAAGCACTGCAGTCTGGAGCGCTGCGTCCCTCAG gTCAATAACTTTGTGGTCTTTGACGGCTTCTTTCGTGAGAAATCAG
- the LOC107076167 gene encoding uncharacterized protein, whose translation MGCSSLLLSVLCVCTGTGLSYDRGASKVYTSVGGRVFLRCGDPQVAMETVGARWGFVAGGSCALAAPLGPASRRDVKADGTLVIRDVRPGDVGRYCCGAGSGPGTDLLLLSVSADPSDPAPEDIAVVTCELRCPAACGPYALTMNVSGRAELLSARGEPLQHVLSPGGAGRGRDFRCQLEVEGRVRATASLALQAQNRTDSGLRQSTWRNGGVGAGVPRAVVTLLLPPVALVLLG comes from the exons ATGGGGTGCTCGTCTCTCCTTCTGTCCGTGCTCTGTGTGTGCACCGGGACCGGGCTGAGCTACGACCGAG GCGCCTCGAAGGTCTACACCTCGGTGGGCGGGAGGGTGTTCCTGCGCTGTGGGGACCCCCAGGTCGCCATGGAGACCGTGGGGGCCAGGTGGGGGTTCGTCGCCGGGGGGAGCTGCGCTCTGGCCGCGCCGCTGGGCCCCGCGAGCCGGCGGGACGTGAAGGCGGACGGTACGCTGGTGATCCGGGACGTCCGGCCCGGGGACGTGGGGCGGTACTGCTGTGGGGCCGGCTCCGGGCCCGGGACCgacctgctgctgctgtccG tgtcgGCAGACCCCTCGGACCCCGCCCCCGAGGACATAGCGGTCGTGACCTGCGAGCTGAGGTGCCCGGCGGCCTGCGGCCCCTACGCCCTGACCATGAACGTCTCCGGCCGGGCGGAGCTCCTCTCCGCTCGCGGGGAACCCCTGCAGCACGTCCTGAGCCCCGGCGGGGCGGGCCGGGGGCGGGACTTCCGGTGCCAGCTGGAGGTCGAGGGGAGGGTCCGGGCCACCGCCTCCCTGGCGCTGCAGGCGCAGAACCGGACAG ATTCCGGGTTACGACAGTCTACATGGAGAAACGGAGGAGTGGGTGCAG GTGTCCCCAGGGCGGTGGTGACGCTGCTGTTGCCCCCGGTCGCCCTGGTGCTGCTGGGATAG